In Anomaloglossus baeobatrachus isolate aAnoBae1 chromosome 6, aAnoBae1.hap1, whole genome shotgun sequence, the genomic stretch AATCTTGCTGCGTTTGTCACATCTTAACTATTGGCAATAAAGTTGATTGTTGTTTTGGGTCTATTTAgaataaaaaaaagccaaaatagagatctactgatgtcatttccgaCTTTGATCATAAAGTCTGCTTCTCTGCTATTTTACTTCGTTTGGAATATGCCAAATACTTTACAGAATTTTCGTTTAAGGAGGTCGCAAAGGCATCGCTTATTACTAATTTTGATGCTATTAAATCGTAGACGAAGCCTACAGGTATTTGTtttaatttattaaaataatttttaccTAAATTCTAAAATATAACCCATAATATATTTATTTTAGTACCAACAGCAGCAGACGACAAGAGGAATGTGGGTACATCCCCTGTTACAGGATCGTGATGTCAAAGGGCATTTTGCTCTCTTATATGCGGATTTACGAaagtatattttcatttttttttttattttttttaatatttttttttttttttactcttaaaTTTTTAACATAATTAGAACAGTAAAATTAATTAATATTTCATATACCTTATTATACTCAGATTTGATGACAAATTCATAGCATTTTGCCGGCTCCCTCAACAAGGTTTTGATGAATTACTGACATTATTAAGACCGAAAATTACCCACGCTGACACATATATGCGTCAAGCAATATCTGCAGAACAGAGACTTCTTGTTACTTTGAGGTATATATTTTTGCTAAAAATTTGATTTGATAACAATATTAAATCACATATTTATCtcgcaaaaaataaaatattattatttgacATTACAGATTCCTGGCTACAGGTGAAAATTTCTCTTCACTACATTTACAATTCCGACTTGGCAAAAGCACAATTTCTGGAATAATTAAAGAAACATGTCAAGCAATATGGGAAACCCTACAACCTATTGTAATGCCTACCCCTACAGAAGAAAGTTTAATCCAGATTGCTGATGATTTTTCTAATATAGCAAATTTTCCAAATTGTATTGGAgcaattgatggcaagcacatcAGAATCCAGCAGCCTCCACGTTCTGGCtctaatttttttaattataaaaaatttttttcgaTAAATTTAATGGCAGTTGCTGATTCAAAATATAATTTTATAGCAATTGATGTGGGTGCCCATGGAAGTACAGGTGATTCACGTGTACTGCGAAATTCGCAAATCGGAATACAATTAATTTATAACTCTGAAATCATACCTGCCCCTGCACCAATACCAGGCTCAGAAATTACTTTCCCTTATGTTTTTGTGGCAGATGAAGCTTTTCCACTTTTACCAAATCTCCTACGTCCATTTCCAAGACGAGGATTAGATGTTCCCCGCCGCATATTCAATTACAGATTGAGCCGGGCAAGGAGATATGTAGAATGCACATTTGGAATAATGAGTAGCCAATGGCGAATTCTACATACCCCAATCCAATTAAATGTATCAACAGTTGATTTTGTTATTAAAAGTTGttgtgttctacataattttttgCGAAAATACAGATTTGAAATTAACGAGGAAGAAATACCATTAAACTTTCATCCTTGTCCTTCAATATCTGGTCGATTAAATAATTTAGGAGTATCAGTGAGAGATCAATTCACAGATTATTTCATGAGTGATGTTGGTGCCTTAACTTGGCAATACCGTGCAGTTGGTGCTGAACCGCAAAATAACAATTAAATgtttcaaaagtttttttttttaaagggatgaCATTTATTTTTTCAATATCATCAAACAAATGCACGAAAAAGCAAAGCCAACAAAGAGTATACTTTTTTTCCATTGTTGTATTAATAATAAGTATGGTTTATGTATTTTTGTTTGCAAAATACTAAACCAAAATCATCCTATCTTTAATTCAAATGAAAATGCTTTAACATCATAATTAAATTTACATTTtgcacatgcaattttttttttttaatttttgttttgagaaaaaaacctttttgcaaacaaataaaaacaaaaatgactAAATCATGGCTGTGAAAATAATTCATTTGTGTAAAAACCAGACATTTGTTCGTTTGGTCTATTTCTCACAATATTAGTTGTGTGATAATTCTCACTAATAGATTGAGAATATTCTTTGCTTTGTTTCATAGGGTTATAAGGTTGTATATTTTGGGCAGAATATGTATCCGGACATTCAGAATACAAACCAactctttgtttgtttgtttggaaaTGTGGTTGTGACTGAGTTAGAACTAATGGGTTGTTTTTCTGTTCAAATGTTTTTTCACAAAGATGAACTATTTCACCACCTGTTGGAAATTTACCTTCATCCTCAAAACAGGCCAATAAACCACAGATAGCAGTCATACatgcagaggttttttttttttcaggtaatTTTCTTAAACGAAAAGCGACACTAATGGCAAAATTGTCAAACTCATCATCTTGGGTTGCTGATTTTAATATTTCAATAGTTTGATTTGTTAATTGATCTTGGTTTATTTCTTTATtgcttggaatattttttttttttccttttgctttcTGATAACTCACAGGTTGGGGATCTTGATTTGTATTGGAAACAGATGGTTCCAATGATCTGGTTTCAACATCAGACTCCAGATGTGTTTGTTCGGTATTAATTTCTTCCTCAATGGCTGGTTGTATTTGTGCAGGATTGATATTATCTTGTGATCTATCCATGTTCTTTTTCGGAGCGATATTTCCGTCGGTCCtttattttgtattaaaaaataaaaataatattttttttaaattagtgcaTTTtactaaaaaatgtattttcaaaatttttgtttttgttcttcatttaatatatataaaattttgaaaaaaattaaCACTTACGGTCTTAAAACGCGGCCAGAACTTAAGAATTTCAAATCATTATAATAAATAAAATTTGGTTTAACTGGCGAGGATCCACTTTTACCAGGTTCAAATCTGATTTTATTGAATCTGTCACGGACTGATCTCCATCGCTTCCGTACATCATTTTCTATGTATTTAAAGAAaatttaatttaaaactttttttctaaaATGTAACATATTTAATGAAGATTAGGATTCAAATTGCAATTAAACACATACCAATCTTAGTTTGGAGGCTTTTATTTGCCTCATGCCATTGGGGATATAATTCTTGACAGATCAATAACCAGCTTTCGTCACGTTTGTTTTTTTGCATGTACTCAGGCGACGTGGGATCCCATAAACATGGCATTGATTCAACCTTAAGTTAgcgaaaaaatttaaaaataaatataatattattctatttgatattttaaaaataaatataatatcgtGTATATTATCAAAATCTTCCAATTTTAGGAGATTACACATTTAAtatcataaataaataaaacaacttaCCAGACTAATAAGTTTGGAGACATCCAATCTCAAGCGCTTATACCAAGTCATGTTGTATATTATAGTCTGCTTTGATGGAGCAACCACACAATGTTTCTGATCTGTGCAGCAAACTTGTTTGCACATGGATCAATTTATTGTTAAGCGGATGTGACGCAAAATTAACTATTTGGGTGGTCATTGGTGAATTTACATAGTTGTGTTCATGATTTTCAAAACGCAATTCATATGACTATGAAACGCATATGAGACGGATGAAATTTTGACAAAAGTTCATTTAGtacgtttctcattgacttcaatgtgatGAAAACGTAACtaaaaaggcaaaaacaattgacagggtccttttctgaacgcatggtttttgaccaaacttatgcaaattttgacatgcgtttgtaaacgcaaagtgtgtacaagaattcaagatttctcattgactttaatggaaaatcaaaacgcatgcatttgggcacaaaaacgctgcagttcaaaactgactctaaaagcagcggaaacgcaggtgaaaacgcaaagtgtgaacatagccttaggctatgtccgcacgttgctttttacctgctttttacctgcttttttgctgctttttcaactgcagcgtttaatggcacaatggttgtgttctgcttttcaagcaaagtctatgggaatttgggtttcttgtccacactgtgcagttcaaactgcagcctttttggtgcagaactttggtcaaaaactcagctttgcagtgcaaaacccaaatggcaaaaacaactgacatgtgaattgtttttgccatttgggttttgcactgcaaagctgagtttttgaccaaagttctgcaccaaaaaggctgcagtttgaactgcatagtgcggacaagaaacccaaattcccatagactttgcttgaatagaagaacacatccattttggcattaaacagcgcagaagaaaaagcagcaaaaaagcaggtaaaaagcaggtaaaaagcaacgtgcgcacatacccttaaaaggcatttgtactggatccgtttttgcattaaaaaaacgttcaggacacatgttaaaaaaaaaaaaaaaagcagcttgcTGTCTTTTTGATAAATTTAGTGTTTTCTCTGctatagatctagcagttatttgaatgtgtaGAGCAGGGTTATAATGGGGCAGACATATCACTGGTGTAGCCTttgcagtcacacaggggcccaggttaaggggcccatttctacctccaaagcaggtggacttgtgcattatgatgagctcttgggctgcaaggggctcatgtattgttcttgcataggggcccttttttgtctgtgtccgccagCGAACGAGCTCATGCagctgctggactacctggcagcatgccaagtagtcctctaatgataatctcctcctGATTAAACAGTTATTCTATAAAAGCTACACtgcgcagcccagtaagtgacacatcgctggaatcaggatctcttttcctgcatcatgctgctgtctaattaggtgacaaaaacctggtgacagcgtCCCTTTAAGCGAGGTTGCACacgtctagtcggcatgtgaccaCATGAATGCAGATCGCACACTTCATGCCTGCCTCTCTTTGTgagatattatattttttttaaggtGACCCTTATATTTATAGTTACATGTATCCCTGACATCTCACTTTAATAAACTGTTcctttttttttctgcaatttgCCAATCTACTAAACAAGAATCACTTTATATATAATTGTCTGCCCGGGATCTGTAATGCAGAATACACAAAGTTAGCAGACGCTGTCCTCTGCGATGTGTGGC encodes the following:
- the LOC142243754 gene encoding uncharacterized protein LOC142243754 yields the protein MTWYKRLRLDVSKLISLVESMPCLWDPTSPEYMQKNKRDESWLLICQELYPQWHEANKSLQTKIENDVRKRWRSVRDRFNKIRFEPGKSGSSPVKPNFIYYNDLKFLSSGRVLRPTDGNIAPKKNMDRSQDNINPAQIQPAIEEEINTEQTHLESDVETRSLEPSVSNTNQDPQPVSYQKAKGKKKNIPSNKEINQDQLTNQTIEILKSATQDDEFDNFAISVAFRLRKLPEKKKTSACMTAICGLLACFEDEGKFPTGGEIVHLCEKTFEQKNNPLVLTQSQPHFQTNKQRVGLYSECPDTYSAQNIQPYNPMKQSKEYSQSISENYHTTNIVRNRPNEQMSGFYTNELFSQP